The Vulcanimicrobium alpinum sequence CGCTCGGCGCCCAGGACGTGCTGCGTGTAGAGGTTCGCGTAGCCGCGCGCGAACTCGGGCGGTGCTGGCGTCCACGCGGCGCGGCGGCGCGCGAGCTCGGCGTCGTCGATCGCGAGCGTGAGCCGGCGGTTCGGTACGTCGAGTTCGATCGGATCGCCGTTGCGCACCAGCGCGAGCGTCCCGCCGACGGCCGCTTCCGGCGACGTGTGCAGGACGACGGTGCCGTAAGCCGTCCCGCTCATCCGCGCGTCCGAGATGCGCACCATGTCGGTCACGCCGGTCGCCAGCACCTTGGGCGGCAGCGGCATGTTCCCGGTCTCCGGCATCCCGGGATACCCGCGCGGACCAGCGCCCTTGAGCACCAGCACGCACGACGCGTCGACATCGAGATCCGGATCGTCGATGCGCGCTTTGAAGTCTTCGATCGTCTCGAAGACGACCGCGCGGCCGCGATGCGTGAGCAGGGACGGCGTCGCCGCCGACGGTTTGATCACCGCGCCGCTCGGCGCAAGGTTGCCGCGCAGCACCGCGATCCCGGCCCGCTCCCGCACCGGCGCATCAAAGGTGCGGATCACCTCGCGATTCCAGCACGGCGCTTCCGCCGTCGCTTCGCCGATCGTCGTGCCGTTCACGGTGAGCGCATCGCGGTGCAGCCGTTCGCCAAGCTCGCGCACCACGGCCGGCACGCCGCCCGCGTAATAGAAGTCTTCCATCAGAAACCGGCCCGACGGCTGCAGGTCGACGAGCAGCGGCAGGTCGCGTCCGAGCCGGTCGAAGTCGTCGAGCTCGAGCGGGACGCCGATGCGTCCGGCGATCGCGAGCAGATGGATCACGGCGTTGGTCGAGCCGCCGATCGCGGCGTTCACGCGGATCGCGTTCTCGAACGCTTGTCGCGTCAGGATCTTCGACATGCGCAGATCCTCGTGCACCATCGCGACGATTCGCCGGCCCGCGAGCTGCGCCAGGGCGTAGCGCCGCGAATCGACGGCGGGGATCGCCGCGTTCCCGGTCGGCGCGATCCCGAGCGCTTCGGCCATGCTCGCCATCGTCGACGCCGTTCCCATCGTCATGCAGTGGCCGTTGCTCCGCGATTGCCCCGCTTCCGCGTCGAAGAACTCCGCCCACGTCATCCGGCCCGCGCGCACGTCTTCCGAGAACTGCCACACCATCGTCCCCGAGCCGATGTCGCCGCCCTGGAACTTGCCGTTGAGCATCGGGCCGCCGGTCACCATGATCGCTGGCAGATCGACGCTCGCCGCGCCCATGAGCTGCGCCGGCGTCGTCTTGTCGCAGCCGCTCAGCAGCACGACGCCGTCGACGGGATTGGCCCGGATCGACTCCTCGACGTCCATGCTCATCAGGTTGCGGAACATCATCGTCGTCGGGCGCATGTACGTCTCGCCGAGCGAGATCGTCGGAAACTCGAGCGGGAAGCCGCCCGCCTCCCACACGCCGCGCTTCACCGCTTCCGCGACGCGCCGCAAGTGCACGTTGCACGACGTGAGTTCCGACCACGAGTTGCAGATCCCGATCACCGGGCGACCATCGAAGACGTCGGGCGCAAACCCCTCGGCGCGCATCCAGCTGCGATGGATGAACCCGTCCCGGTCGCGTTTGCCGAACCACTGAGCGCTGCGCAGTTCCATGAGGATGCCTTTTCAGTCGCCGCGCGAAATCCCGCGCCATGAATCAGCTCGACCTGCGCAATCGCGTGGCCGTGGTCACCGGCGGCGCATCGGGGATCGGCAACGCGATCGCGCACCGCATCGCGGCGTCAGGCGGCAAGGTGAGCCTGTGGGACGCGAACGGTGAAGCTGCGGAGTCGGCGGCGGCGACGATCGGCGCCGCGCACGCCGCGCGCGCCGACGTGCGCGACTACGCGTCGGTCGAGCACGCGCGCGACGTCACGCTGCGCACCTTCGGGCGGATCGACATTCTCGTGAACAGCGCCGGGATCACCGGGCCTAACGCGACGACGTGGGACTATCCCCTCGACGGCTGGCAGAGCGTCATCGACGTCAACCTCACCGGGACGTTCCACTGCTGCCGCGCCGTGGTCGCGCCGATGCGCGCCGCCGACTACGGCCGGATCGTCAACATCGCCTCGGTCGCCGGCAAGGAAGGGAATCCCAACGCCTCGGCCTACAGCGCATCGAAAGCCGGCGTCATCGCGCTCACCAAGTCGCTGGCGAAGGAACTCGCGACGACGGGGATCCGCGTCAACAGCGTCACCCCCGCGGCCGTCGAGACGCCGCTCTTCAGCCAAATGACCGAGGAGTTCATCGCGTACATGAAATCCAAGATCCCGATGAACCGGTTCGGAACGGTCGCCGAGATCGCGGCGCTCGTCGCCTGGCTCTGCACCGAGGAGTGCTCGTTCACGACCGGCGCGGCGTTCGACATCTCCGGCGGCCGCTCGACGTACTAGCGATGGCGCACCTCGCTTCGGTCAACGTCGGCGGCGTCCGCACCATCGACAGCAACGGACGGCCCGTCACGACGGGGATCTTCAAGGAGCCCGTGGCCGGCCGCGTCGCGGTACGCGGCGTGAATCTCGATGGCGACGACCAGGCCGACCGCTGCGTGCACGGCGGGCCGGTGCGCTCGATTTATGCCTATGGTTGCGAAGATTACGTCTGGTGGGAGTCGGAGCTCGGACGAGCAATGCCGCCGGGCACGTTCGGCGAGAACCAGACGACGGCCGGGATCGACCCCAACGACGCGCTCGTCGGCGAACGGTGGCGTATCGGCAGCGTGCTGGTGCAGGTCACCATACCGCGCGTCCCGTGCTACAAACTCGGGATAAAGATGGGCGACCCCCACTTCGTGAAACGTTTCGCCGGCGCGCTGCGCCCCGGCCCGTACTTCACGATCGTCGAGGAAGGCGAACTCGGCGCCGGCGATCCGATCGAGGTGGTCCACAAGCCCGGCCACGCGCTCACGATCCGCGAAACCTCGCGCATCTATCTCTTCGACCGGCCGCGCCTCGCCGAACTTCTCGTCCCCGAGCTTCCCGAATCGTGGCGGGGATGGGTCACCGAACTCGTCGAGGAAGCGCGCGGGTAATGGCCTCGGTACGCCTGAAGTCGGTCAGCAAACGGTTTGGCACCACCGTGGTCGTCGACGACGTCACCCTCGACATCGCCGACCGCGAGTTTCTCGTTCTCGTCGGCCCGTCGGGCTGCGGCAAGTCGACGACGCTGCGGATGATCGCGGGGCTCGAGGAGGCGTCGGGCGGCGACATCTTCATCGGCGACCGCCGCGTCAACGATCTCGGGCCGAAAGACCGCGACATCGCGATGGTCTTTCAGAACTACGCGCTCTACCCGCACATGAACGTCTACGACAACATGGCGTTCGGCTTGAAGATGCGCAGCATGCCGCGCGCCGAGATCGATCAGCGCGTCAACGAAGCGGCGGAGATCCTCGGCCTCGGACCGCTGCTCAAGCGCAAGCCGAAGGAGATGTCGGGCGGCCAGCGCCAGCGCGCCGCGCTCGGCCGCGCGATCGTGCGCCATCCGGCGGTCTTCCTGATGGACGAACCCCTCTCGAACCTCGATGCCAAGCTGCGCGTGCAGACGCGAACGGAGATCGTGAAACTGCACGAGCGCGTCGCGACGACGATGATCTACGTGACCCACGATCAGATCGAGGCGATGACGATGGGGCATCGCATCGTCGTGATGAAGGACGGCGTCGTCCAGCAGGTCGCCTCACCGCAAGAGGTCTACGACCATCCCGCCAACCAGTTCGTCGCGGGCTTCATCGGCTCGCCGACGATGAGCTTTCTGCCGTGCCGGCTGGAAGCGGAGGACGGCGCGCTGTTCGCGCGGGGCGCCTCGTTCTCGGTGCGGCTCCCCGACGACAAACGCGCGAAGCTCACCGCGTCGCATGCTGCGGCGGTGACGCTCGGGGTGCGTCCGGAGGACATCGCGCTGCATGCCAACGAGGCCGGCTCGATTCCGGCGGTCGTCGATGCGGTCGAGTCGCTGGGGTCGGAGCAGGTGCTGTATTTCCGCTGCGACGGAGCGCAGGTGACGGCCCGCGCGTCGGCGCAGGCCGCGGTCGCGACCGGCGATACGATTGCGCTTGGGATCGACCCCCGCCGCATGCATCTCTTCGATGCCGCGTCGGGGGGGGCGTACTTCTAACCTAGCGCCAGCGGCGGAACTCGCGCAGCGCCAATTCGCGCTCGAGTTCGTCGGTGAGCACCATATCGCGATCGAACCGCGGTTCGGGCGCGAAGTGCTTGGCAAGGCGTGCCAGCGCGCGAAGAAGCCGGTTCGTCGCGGAAGCCGGGCGGGGAAGGGTCTGTTGCATGACGCGTCCAGGATACGCCCGCCTGCCGTTCCGTCGCAGCCCAGATAGTCTCTATAGGATTTTCCGATAGCGGCGGGCGCCGGTTCCGTTACTCCTTGACCGAACCCGACATCCCCGCGACGTAATATTCGACGAAGAAGAAATACACGAGGACCGCGGGGAGCACGCCGATCAGCGCGCCCGCCATCAACTGCCCCCACTGGAACACGTCGCCGCGGATCAGCTCGGTCGTCATCCCGACCGCGACCGTCTTGTTCCCCGACGACGACATGTACACCAGCGCGTATAGATACTCGTTCCAAGATAGCGTGAACGAGAAGATCGCCGCGGAGATCAGGCCGGGGACGGCGATCGGGAAGATGATCCTCCACAGAATCGCGAGATTGCTCGCACCGTCGACGCGGGCGGCCTCTTCGAGCTCGCGCGGGATGTTCTTGAGGAAGCCGATCAAGAGCCACGTGCAGAACGGGACCAGGAACGTCGCGTAGATCGGGACGAGCGCCCACAGTTTGTCGAACCAGTGCAGTTGGATGATGATCGTCGCGAGCGGGATGAACAAGATCGCCGGCGGGACGATATAGGCAAGGAAGATCGCGGTGCTCACCGTCTGCCAGCCCGGGAAGCGCAAGCGGATGATCGCGTAGGCCGTGATGTACGAAACGAAGACGCTGAGGATCGTCGAAGCGACCGAGACGAAGAGCGTGTTCGCGAACCACTGCAGGTACGCGGTCGTCGTGAGCAGGCCGACGACGTGCTCGAAGGTGGGGTGAAAGATCCAGAACGGGTTGGGCGTATTGAGCAGTTCCTCGCGTGCTTTGAACGTCGTGAGGATCATCCACAGAAACGGCAGCATCAGGAAGACGCCGTAAAACGCCAGCGGGAGATAGATGCGCAGCGCGCTTCGCCGCGCCATCAGCGTTCCCGCACCGAACGCACGACGAAAAACGCCAGGATCACCATCAGGACGATCGGCGAGACGGCGATCGCCGCCCCTTCGCCGAGCTGTCCGCCGGTGATCGCCCGCTGATACGCCAGCGTCGTGAAGACCTGGGTCGCGTCGGTGGGTCCGCCGCGCGTGATCGTCCAGATCAGTTGGAAGTCGGTGAGCGTGAAGATCGAGGAGAACGCGACCAGAATCGTCGTGATCGGCATCAGCAGCGGCCAGGTGATCCGGCGGAACGCCTGCCATCCGCTCGCGCCGTCGATCGCCGCGGCTTCGTAGAGATCTTTCGAGATCGACTGCAGTCCCGCCAGATAGCCGATGGCGAAATACGGCAGGCCGCGCCAGATGTTCACGACGATCAGCGCCCAGCGCGCGTTCCACGCGTGGCCGAGGAAATCGATGTTGCTCTTGATCAGGTGCAGTCGGATCAGCAGCCAGCTCAGCGCGCTGAACTGCGGATCGAGCAGCCACAGCCACGCGAGCGCCGAGAGCACCGTCGGCGCGACCCACGGCAGCAGCATGAGGGCGCGCGCCGCACGCTGACCGCGAAACGGCCGGTTGAGGATCAGCGCCAACGCCAAGCCGAGCACGAGTTTCCCAGCCTCGGCGAAGAACGTGTAGAAGCCCGAATAGAACGCCGCGCCGCGGAACGTCGGATCGGCGAAGATCGTCGCGTAGTTCTGCAGCCCGACGAACGTCCCCGGGTTCCCGAGCGTCGCGCTGGTGAGGCTGAGCCACACGCCGAGCAGCAGCGGATACGCGAGCAGCCCGATCAGAATGATCGCCGCGGGTGCGATGAGCACGTAGCCCAGCACCCGCGGCGAATCCAGCCGCGCCAGCAGCGGCGAGCGCTGCATCAAGCGCGCTTGTAAATCGCGCTCAGCCGCGTCTCGGCTTTGCGCAT is a genomic window containing:
- a CDS encoding SDR family NAD(P)-dependent oxidoreductase, producing the protein MNQLDLRNRVAVVTGGASGIGNAIAHRIAASGGKVSLWDANGEAAESAAATIGAAHAARADVRDYASVEHARDVTLRTFGRIDILVNSAGITGPNATTWDYPLDGWQSVIDVNLTGTFHCCRAVVAPMRAADYGRIVNIASVAGKEGNPNASAYSASKAGVIALTKSLAKELATTGIRVNSVTPAAVETPLFSQMTEEFIAYMKSKIPMNRFGTVAEIAALVAWLCTEECSFTTGAAFDISGGRSTY
- a CDS encoding carbohydrate ABC transporter permease, translated to MQRSPLLARLDSPRVLGYVLIAPAAIILIGLLAYPLLLGVWLSLTSATLGNPGTFVGLQNYATIFADPTFRGAAFYSGFYTFFAEAGKLVLGLALALILNRPFRGQRAARALMLLPWVAPTVLSALAWLWLLDPQFSALSWLLIRLHLIKSNIDFLGHAWNARWALIVVNIWRGLPYFAIGYLAGLQSISKDLYEAAAIDGASGWQAFRRITWPLLMPITTILVAFSSIFTLTDFQLIWTITRGGPTDATQVFTTLAYQRAITGGQLGEGAAIAVSPIVLMVILAFFVVRSVRER
- a CDS encoding carbohydrate ABC transporter permease, giving the protein MARRSALRIYLPLAFYGVFLMLPFLWMILTTFKAREELLNTPNPFWIFHPTFEHVVGLLTTTAYLQWFANTLFVSVASTILSVFVSYITAYAIIRLRFPGWQTVSTAIFLAYIVPPAILFIPLATIIIQLHWFDKLWALVPIYATFLVPFCTWLLIGFLKNIPRELEEAARVDGASNLAILWRIIFPIAVPGLISAAIFSFTLSWNEYLYALVYMSSSGNKTVAVGMTTELIRGDVFQWGQLMAGALIGVLPAVLVYFFFVEYYVAGMSGSVKE
- a CDS encoding ABC transporter ATP-binding protein, whose amino-acid sequence is MASVRLKSVSKRFGTTVVVDDVTLDIADREFLVLVGPSGCGKSTTLRMIAGLEEASGGDIFIGDRRVNDLGPKDRDIAMVFQNYALYPHMNVYDNMAFGLKMRSMPRAEIDQRVNEAAEILGLGPLLKRKPKEMSGGQRQRAALGRAIVRHPAVFLMDEPLSNLDAKLRVQTRTEIVKLHERVATTMIYVTHDQIEAMTMGHRIVVMKDGVVQQVASPQEVYDHPANQFVAGFIGSPTMSFLPCRLEAEDGALFARGASFSVRLPDDKRAKLTASHAAAVTLGVRPEDIALHANEAGSIPAVVDAVESLGSEQVLYFRCDGAQVTARASAQAAVATGDTIALGIDPRRMHLFDAASGGAYF
- a CDS encoding MOSC domain-containing protein, with the translated sequence MAHLASVNVGGVRTIDSNGRPVTTGIFKEPVAGRVAVRGVNLDGDDQADRCVHGGPVRSIYAYGCEDYVWWESELGRAMPPGTFGENQTTAGIDPNDALVGERWRIGSVLVQVTIPRVPCYKLGIKMGDPHFVKRFAGALRPGPYFTIVEEGELGAGDPIEVVHKPGHALTIRETSRIYLFDRPRLAELLVPELPESWRGWVTELVEEARG
- a CDS encoding IlvD/Edd family dehydratase is translated as MELRSAQWFGKRDRDGFIHRSWMRAEGFAPDVFDGRPVIGICNSWSELTSCNVHLRRVAEAVKRGVWEAGGFPLEFPTISLGETYMRPTTMMFRNLMSMDVEESIRANPVDGVVLLSGCDKTTPAQLMGAASVDLPAIMVTGGPMLNGKFQGGDIGSGTMVWQFSEDVRAGRMTWAEFFDAEAGQSRSNGHCMTMGTASTMASMAEALGIAPTGNAAIPAVDSRRYALAQLAGRRIVAMVHEDLRMSKILTRQAFENAIRVNAAIGGSTNAVIHLLAIAGRIGVPLELDDFDRLGRDLPLLVDLQPSGRFLMEDFYYAGGVPAVVRELGERLHRDALTVNGTTIGEATAEAPCWNREVIRTFDAPVRERAGIAVLRGNLAPSGAVIKPSAATPSLLTHRGRAVVFETIEDFKARIDDPDLDVDASCVLVLKGAGPRGYPGMPETGNMPLPPKVLATGVTDMVRISDARMSGTAYGTVVLHTSPEAAVGGTLALVRNGDPIELDVPNRRLTLAIDDAELARRRAAWTPAPPEFARGYANLYTQHVLGAERGADFDFLVGGSGSAVAREMH